Proteins encoded within one genomic window of Nonomuraea gerenzanensis:
- the pfkB gene encoding 1-phosphofructokinase, whose product MILTLTLNPSLDRTIEIASLDRGAVIRAAAAHLDPGGKGVNVSRALLANAVASRAVVPYGGDEGRQLVRLLAAEGLDMVTVPVTGPTRSNVTLAEPDGTTTKINEPGTALSPAELDTIADAVLAAAHSGGQGADWVVASGSLPPEVPADVYARLCRRFAGAGIHMAVDTSGPALSCALGAAPALVKPNLEELSAATGMPIRCLGDVAEAAAKLRAAGARTVLASLGADGAVLVEDGGSWYGEAAVTEPRSSVGAGDAMLAGFLAGGGRGPEALKQALAWGAAAVRLPGSRMPGPADIDPGAVTIGPPDPERPLSTTLPA is encoded by the coding sequence GTGATCCTCACCCTGACGCTGAACCCCAGCCTCGACCGCACCATCGAGATCGCCTCCCTCGACCGGGGCGCGGTCATCCGCGCCGCCGCCGCCCACCTCGACCCGGGCGGCAAGGGGGTGAACGTCTCGCGCGCCCTGCTGGCCAACGCCGTGGCGAGCCGCGCGGTGGTCCCGTACGGCGGCGACGAGGGCAGGCAGCTCGTCCGCCTGCTGGCCGCCGAGGGGCTCGACATGGTGACCGTCCCCGTGACGGGCCCGACCCGGTCGAACGTCACGCTGGCCGAGCCCGACGGCACCACCACCAAGATCAATGAGCCGGGCACCGCGCTGTCGCCCGCCGAGCTGGACACGATCGCCGACGCCGTGCTGGCCGCCGCCCACTCCGGCGGCCAGGGGGCGGACTGGGTGGTGGCCTCGGGGAGCCTGCCGCCCGAGGTCCCGGCCGACGTGTACGCCCGGCTGTGCCGCAGGTTCGCCGGCGCGGGCATCCACATGGCCGTCGACACCAGCGGCCCCGCGCTGTCCTGCGCGCTCGGCGCCGCGCCCGCCCTGGTCAAGCCGAACCTGGAGGAGCTGTCGGCCGCCACCGGCATGCCGATCCGCTGCCTGGGCGACGTGGCCGAGGCGGCGGCCAAGCTGCGGGCCGCCGGTGCGCGCACGGTGCTGGCCAGCCTCGGCGCCGACGGCGCCGTGCTCGTCGAGGACGGCGGGAGCTGGTACGGCGAGGCCGCCGTCACCGAGCCGCGCAGCTCCGTCGGCGCGGGCGACGCGATGCTGGCCGGGTTCCTCGCCGGCGGCGGCCGTGGCCCCGAAGCTCTCAAGCAGGCGCTGGCCTGGGGCGCCGCCGCCGTGCGCCTGCCCGGCAGCCGGATGCCCGGCCCCGCCGACATCGACCCCGGCGCCGTCACCATCGGCCCGCCCGACCCCGAACGCCCGCTCTCGACCACCCTGCCCGCCTGA
- a CDS encoding DeoR/GlpR family DNA-binding transcription regulator: MYAEERQQEILRRARAAGRVDVVTLAAELDVTTETIRRDLTSLERAGVLRRVHGGAIPVERLGFEPALATRDEVMTAEKERIAKAALAELPEDGSVIIDAGTTTGRLVQVLPADRELTVVVNSPPLATVLAARANLHVIMLGGRVRGKTLATVDDWALRPLAYLNVDVAFMATNGCSLSRGLTTPDPAEAAIKRAMVKAAQRSVLLADHTKFGNTYLSTFAELSEIDVVITDTGLDLTLAADLAQAGPEVIRA, translated from the coding sequence ATGTACGCCGAGGAGCGGCAGCAGGAGATCCTGCGGAGAGCGCGGGCCGCGGGCCGCGTCGACGTGGTGACGCTGGCCGCCGAGCTCGACGTGACCACGGAGACGATCCGCCGCGACCTGACGTCGCTGGAGCGGGCGGGCGTGCTGCGCCGCGTGCACGGGGGCGCGATCCCCGTGGAGCGGCTGGGGTTCGAGCCCGCGCTGGCCACCCGTGACGAGGTCATGACGGCCGAGAAGGAACGCATCGCCAAGGCGGCGCTGGCCGAGCTGCCCGAGGACGGGTCCGTGATCATCGACGCGGGCACCACGACGGGCCGCCTGGTGCAGGTGCTGCCCGCCGACAGGGAGCTGACCGTCGTGGTCAACTCCCCGCCGCTGGCCACCGTGCTGGCCGCCCGCGCCAACCTGCACGTGATCATGCTGGGCGGCCGGGTACGCGGCAAGACCCTCGCGACGGTGGACGACTGGGCGCTGCGCCCGCTGGCCTACCTCAACGTGGACGTGGCGTTCATGGCCACCAACGGCTGCTCGCTGAGCCGGGGCCTGACCACGCCCGACCCGGCCGAGGCGGCGATCAAGCGGGCCATGGTCAAGGCCGCGCAGCGCAGCGTGCTGCTGGCCGACCACACGAAGTTCGGCAACACGTACCTGTCCACGTTCGCCGAGCTGAGCGAGATCGACGTGGTGATCACCGACACCGGGCTGGACCTGACGCTGGCCGCCGACCTGGCGCAGGCCGGCCCGGAGGTGATCAGGGCGTGA
- a CDS encoding D-alanyl-D-alanine carboxypeptidase family protein has protein sequence MRIKPLAVVPVVVAALAGPAHAAQAAQAVAPPRVPAGTTAAWVVFDRQAGKIVATRNAHRKYRSASVVKILIAIDYLERRKSVPAADARLLKVMLRSSDDDAASTLWDRLGKGQIIVRQARKLGLSDTAPPPASKPGFWGYTSLSAYDIVRTYRYLLDTAEPRVRDTILGHLRLSTPCGTDGFDQTFGIPDGVPRPWAVKQGWSGFGTTPPVRCGARAAQTASYTTDARAVGAPISWISQRAADSGVPDYGRPVLHTTGLAGKGDRFVMAVLTAHPAGGTWSSSVKRTTTITRDLYRHVTR, from the coding sequence GTGCGAATCAAGCCCCTGGCCGTGGTCCCCGTTGTCGTCGCCGCGCTTGCCGGCCCTGCCCATGCCGCGCAGGCCGCGCAGGCCGTCGCGCCGCCTCGCGTCCCGGCCGGGACGACGGCGGCCTGGGTGGTGTTCGACCGGCAGGCGGGCAAGATCGTCGCCACCAGGAACGCGCACCGGAAGTACCGCTCGGCCTCCGTCGTCAAGATCCTCATCGCGATCGACTACCTGGAGCGGCGCAAGAGCGTGCCGGCGGCCGACGCCAGGCTGCTGAAGGTGATGCTGCGCTCCAGCGACGACGACGCGGCCTCCACCCTGTGGGACCGCCTCGGCAAGGGGCAGATCATCGTGCGGCAGGCCCGCAAGCTGGGGCTGTCCGACACCGCGCCGCCGCCCGCGTCGAAGCCCGGGTTCTGGGGCTACACCTCGCTGAGCGCGTACGACATCGTGCGCACCTACCGCTACCTGCTCGACACCGCCGAGCCCCGGGTCAGGGACACCATCCTGGGCCACCTGCGGCTGTCCACGCCGTGCGGCACCGACGGCTTCGACCAGACCTTCGGCATCCCCGACGGGGTGCCGCGGCCGTGGGCGGTCAAGCAGGGCTGGTCGGGCTTCGGCACCACGCCCCCGGTCCGGTGCGGCGCGCGCGCCGCCCAGACCGCCTCGTACACCACCGACGCCAGGGCCGTCGGGGCGCCCATCTCATGGATCTCGCAGCGGGCCGCCGACTCCGGCGTGCCCGACTACGGCCGTCCGGTGCTGCACACGACCGGCCTGGCGGGCAAGGGCGACCGCTTCGTCATGGCCGTGCTGACGGCGCACCCGGCGGGCGGCACGTGGAGCTCCTCCGTCAAGCGCACCACCACGATCACCCGCGACCTCTACCGCCACGTCACCCGCTAG
- a CDS encoding SAM-dependent methyltransferase — translation MTQQDWSRWHDAYDEPGSSLKARLDLVRGWIGTALDEGASQVVSLCAGQGRDLLPVLSAHPRRGLVRARLVELDERNAAVARSAAPDGVEVVCGDAAITGAYAGAVPADLVLVCGVFGNITDDDVRRTVATLPQLCAPGATVIWTRGRHEPDLVPVICAWFEGGGFERVAVEGEGTEYGVGVHRYAGPPVALEPDRRMFTFVR, via the coding sequence ATGACGCAGCAGGACTGGTCGCGGTGGCATGACGCCTACGACGAGCCGGGGTCGTCGCTGAAGGCCCGCCTCGACCTCGTGCGTGGGTGGATCGGCACGGCCCTCGACGAGGGGGCCTCGCAGGTGGTGAGCCTGTGCGCCGGGCAGGGGCGCGATCTGCTGCCGGTGCTGTCCGCGCATCCCCGGCGCGGCCTGGTGCGGGCGCGGCTGGTCGAGCTGGACGAGCGGAACGCCGCCGTGGCCAGGAGCGCGGCGCCCGATGGGGTCGAGGTGGTGTGCGGGGACGCGGCGATTACGGGGGCGTACGCGGGCGCCGTACCGGCGGATCTCGTGCTCGTGTGCGGGGTGTTCGGGAACATCACCGACGACGACGTCCGCCGCACGGTCGCCACGCTGCCGCAGCTCTGCGCACCCGGCGCGACGGTGATCTGGACCAGGGGGCGGCACGAGCCGGACCTGGTGCCGGTGATCTGCGCGTGGTTCGAGGGCGGCGGGTTCGAGCGGGTGGCGGTCGAGGGCGAGGGCACGGAGTACGGGGTAGGGGTGCACCGCTACGCCGGTCCGCCGGTGGCGCTGGAGCCTGACCGGCGGATGTTCACCTTCGTCCGCTAG
- a CDS encoding TetR/AcrR family transcriptional regulator has translation MSPEPNPQRRSEKSRSAIIEAALDLCGEHGYGHVTVEAIAARAKVSKKTIYRWWPSKGAVVLDALDETVNPAVTFPNTGDLRADLEAQMWGLLQGVMAEPRTGRALTGLIADTQHDPDLARSLNDDLIGPRAQEARARLAKAKAAGQLSRDADLDLALELLYGPVYYRLLLHQGDLHTREELRKVIDHALRALA, from the coding sequence ATGTCCCCGGAGCCCAACCCGCAACGGCGCAGCGAGAAGAGCCGCAGCGCGATCATCGAGGCCGCCCTGGACCTGTGCGGCGAGCACGGGTACGGGCACGTCACGGTCGAGGCGATCGCCGCCCGGGCCAAGGTGAGCAAGAAGACGATCTACCGCTGGTGGCCGTCCAAGGGGGCGGTGGTCCTGGACGCGCTCGACGAAACCGTCAACCCGGCCGTCACGTTCCCCAACACGGGCGACCTCCGCGCCGACCTGGAGGCCCAGATGTGGGGGCTGCTCCAGGGCGTCATGGCCGAGCCGCGCACCGGGCGCGCGCTGACCGGCCTGATCGCCGACACCCAGCACGACCCCGACCTGGCACGCAGCCTGAACGACGACCTGATCGGGCCACGGGCGCAGGAGGCGCGCGCCCGCCTGGCCAAGGCGAAGGCCGCCGGCCAGCTCAGCCGGGACGCCGACCTCGACCTGGCCCTGGAGTTGCTCTACGGCCCCGTCTACTACCGGCTGCTGCTCCACCAGGGCGACCTGCACACCCGCGAGGAGCTGAGGAAGGTCATCGACCACGCCCTGCGCGCTCTCGCCTGA
- a CDS encoding iron chaperone: protein MTSTYEGFSAEERAAMRDHAQELKKASRRSSKADKAEEARRDVLAKIAEMAEPDRVLAERVHAVITAGAPVLTPKLWYGMPAYALDGKLVCHFQPAAKFKTRYATLGFSDHARLDDGEMWPAAFALTEMTAEVEARISALVKQAVS from the coding sequence ATGACCAGCACGTATGAGGGGTTCTCGGCCGAGGAGCGGGCCGCGATGCGGGACCACGCGCAGGAGCTGAAGAAGGCGTCGCGCCGCAGCTCCAAGGCCGACAAGGCCGAGGAGGCGAGGCGGGACGTGCTCGCGAAGATCGCCGAGATGGCGGAGCCGGACCGGGTGCTCGCCGAGCGGGTTCACGCCGTCATCACCGCCGGCGCTCCGGTGCTCACGCCGAAGCTCTGGTACGGCATGCCCGCCTACGCGCTCGACGGCAAGCTCGTCTGCCACTTCCAGCCTGCCGCGAAGTTCAAGACGCGGTACGCGACGCTCGGGTTCAGCGACCACGCGCGGCTGGACGACGGCGAGATGTGGCCGGCCGCCTTCGCGCTGACCGAGATGACGGCCGAGGTCGAGGCACGCATCAGCGCGCTGGTGAAGCAGGCGGTGAGCTGA
- a CDS encoding MmcQ/YjbR family DNA-binding protein, whose protein sequence is MFTVDDVRQFARTLPRSSEHLIRDRVKFRVGKIVYVAFSRDESLMGFGFPKEERAALVAAEPEKFLLPRESDLRFHWVEVRTAAIDVAEMRELVLEAWRMCVPKKVRLEQELAAKRLR, encoded by the coding sequence GTGTTCACCGTCGATGACGTACGGCAGTTCGCCCGTACGCTCCCCCGCTCCTCTGAGCACCTGATCAGGGACCGGGTGAAGTTCCGCGTAGGTAAGATCGTCTACGTGGCGTTCTCGCGTGACGAGAGCCTGATGGGGTTCGGGTTCCCCAAGGAGGAGCGCGCGGCCCTGGTGGCCGCCGAGCCCGAGAAGTTCCTGCTGCCACGCGAGTCGGACCTGCGGTTCCACTGGGTGGAGGTGCGGACCGCCGCCATCGACGTGGCGGAGATGCGGGAGCTGGTGCTGGAGGCGTGGCGGATGTGCGTGCCGAAGAAGGTGCGGCTGGAGCAGGAGCTCGCCGCCAAGCGGCTGCGCTGA
- a CDS encoding CBS domain-containing protein: MAKTVADVMTSHPATVEADQPVSVAASLMRDNDTGAVIVNDNGRMKGIVTDRDITVRVVADDRGPDTPVREACSPSVEAVGPDTSIEQAVQLMRTHAVRRLPVVEDGRAVGVVSLGDLAMERDPDSALADISAAEGNR; encoded by the coding sequence ATGGCGAAGACCGTGGCAGATGTGATGACCTCTCACCCGGCGACGGTCGAGGCCGACCAGCCGGTGTCCGTCGCGGCGTCGCTGATGCGCGACAACGACACGGGAGCGGTCATCGTCAACGACAACGGCCGGATGAAGGGCATCGTCACCGACCGCGACATCACCGTGCGCGTGGTCGCCGATGACCGGGGCCCGGACACGCCCGTCCGCGAGGCGTGCAGCCCCTCGGTCGAGGCCGTCGGGCCGGACACCAGCATCGAGCAGGCCGTCCAGCTCATGCGCACGCACGCCGTCCGCCGCCTGCCGGTGGTCGAGGACGGCCGCGCGGTCGGCGTCGTCAGCCTGGGCGACCTGGCCATGGAGCGCGACCCGGACTCCGCGCTGGCCGACATCTCGGCGGCGGAGGGCAACCGATAG
- a CDS encoding pyridoxal phosphate-dependent decarboxylase family protein: MHDLRRAGAKAAQIMADHLEGVPGRPVWQPVPEAELAWLTGQELPETGRPLDELLEDTREHVLPYPMGNGHPRFFGWVNSPPNPAGVLIEPLAAALNPSCAGGDHAGPHLERTVVRWLAGLVGFPHPPGGGLLTSGASMATVICLATARQQAALADGWDAREEGLSGRPPMVMYVTEEGHSCLHKAAQLLGLGARNVRLVPVDAAYRMDVRALRAMIAEDLDAGLRPFCVAGSAGTVNSGAVDPLDDIADVAAAYGLWFHVDGAYGALGVLADRAAPHYAGLERADSLALDPHKWLGVPVGCGCALLRDPGAARAAFSLVPSYLVDENAGELGWFAEYGPEQTRPFRALKTWATLSHLGRSGVKRMVEHTTGLARTLGAMVEAAPDFELLAPVTTSITAFRHIPRADGLDELNRAIPAAVQARGNAFLTGTRLGGRDALRTCILHPDTTEQDLVVLLEEIRLAAKAL; this comes from the coding sequence ATGCATGACCTGCGCCGGGCCGGCGCCAAGGCCGCCCAGATCATGGCCGACCACCTGGAGGGCGTCCCGGGGCGGCCGGTGTGGCAGCCGGTGCCGGAGGCCGAGCTGGCCTGGCTGACCGGCCAGGAGCTGCCCGAGACGGGCCGCCCGCTCGACGAGCTGCTGGAGGACACGCGCGAGCACGTGCTGCCGTACCCGATGGGCAACGGGCACCCGCGCTTCTTCGGCTGGGTGAACTCGCCGCCCAACCCGGCGGGCGTGCTCATCGAGCCGCTGGCCGCGGCGCTGAACCCGAGCTGCGCGGGCGGCGACCACGCGGGCCCGCACCTCGAGCGCACGGTGGTGCGCTGGCTGGCCGGCCTCGTCGGCTTCCCGCACCCGCCCGGCGGCGGGCTGCTGACCAGCGGCGCGTCCATGGCCACCGTGATCTGCCTGGCCACCGCCCGCCAGCAGGCGGCGCTCGCGGACGGCTGGGACGCCCGCGAGGAGGGGCTGTCCGGACGTCCCCCCATGGTCATGTACGTGACCGAGGAGGGGCACAGCTGCCTGCACAAGGCGGCCCAGCTCCTCGGCCTCGGCGCGCGCAACGTGCGCCTCGTGCCGGTGGACGCGGCGTACCGGATGGACGTGCGAGCGCTGCGCGCCATGATCGCCGAGGACCTGGACGCGGGGCTGCGGCCGTTCTGCGTGGCGGGCAGCGCGGGCACGGTGAACTCCGGCGCGGTGGACCCGCTGGACGACATCGCGGACGTGGCCGCGGCGTACGGCCTCTGGTTCCACGTGGACGGCGCGTACGGCGCGCTCGGCGTCCTGGCCGACAGGGCGGCGCCGCACTACGCGGGCCTGGAGCGGGCCGACTCACTGGCCCTGGACCCGCACAAGTGGCTCGGCGTGCCGGTCGGCTGCGGCTGCGCGCTGCTGCGCGACCCGGGCGCGGCGCGGGCCGCGTTCAGCCTGGTGCCGTCGTACCTGGTGGACGAGAACGCGGGCGAGCTGGGCTGGTTCGCCGAGTACGGCCCCGAGCAGACCCGGCCGTTCCGCGCGCTGAAGACCTGGGCGACTCTCTCGCACCTGGGCCGGTCGGGCGTCAAGCGCATGGTGGAGCACACGACCGGGCTGGCGCGCACGCTCGGCGCGATGGTGGAGGCGGCCCCGGACTTCGAGCTGCTCGCCCCGGTCACCACCTCGATCACCGCCTTCCGCCACATCCCGCGCGCCGACGGGCTGGACGAGCTCAACCGGGCCATCCCGGCGGCGGTCCAGGCACGCGGCAACGCGTTCCTGACCGGCACCCGGCTGGGCGGGCGGGACGCGCTGCGCACCTGCATCCTGCACCCGGACACGACCGAGCAGGACCTGGTGGTGCTCCTGGAGGAGATCCGCTTGGCGGCCAAGGCGCTCTGA
- a CDS encoding helix-turn-helix domain-containing protein, producing MEGEGVLSSGLSMAELGRRIRGERQARGLSIERLAELSGISRSMVSEVERGTKTPSVLVLDRLATALGTSISRLLDEPAHSAMRVLRHAEQRVLRDPSGWERRVLSPVLGEVEFEFMRTTIGPGVDAGEFVPHAPGSREYLAVEHGSLRLTINGRPYELAAGDSAYYPGDCHHAYANHGTTDCVFYLAMEVGPAKGPTRGTAGHHERRRESPDA from the coding sequence ATGGAAGGCGAAGGGGTCCTGTCCAGCGGGCTGTCCATGGCCGAGCTGGGGCGGCGCATCCGCGGCGAGCGGCAGGCGCGGGGGCTGTCCATCGAGCGGCTGGCCGAGCTGAGCGGCATCAGCAGGAGCATGGTCTCCGAGGTCGAGCGGGGCACGAAGACGCCGAGCGTGCTGGTGCTCGACCGGCTGGCCACGGCGCTGGGCACGTCCATCTCGCGGCTGCTCGACGAGCCCGCGCACAGCGCGATGCGGGTGCTGCGCCACGCCGAGCAGCGGGTGCTGCGCGACCCGTCCGGGTGGGAGCGGCGCGTGTTGTCGCCCGTGCTGGGCGAGGTGGAGTTCGAGTTCATGCGCACGACGATCGGCCCGGGCGTGGACGCGGGCGAGTTCGTGCCGCACGCGCCGGGCTCGCGCGAGTACCTCGCCGTCGAGCACGGCAGCCTGCGGCTGACGATCAACGGCAGGCCGTACGAGCTGGCGGCCGGCGACTCGGCCTACTACCCCGGCGACTGCCATCACGCCTACGCCAACCACGGCACCACCGACTGCGTCTTCTACCTCGCCATGGAGGTCGGCCCCGCGAAGGGCCCCACGAGAGGCACAGCCGGGCACCACGAACGACGGAGGGAATCCCCCGATGCATGA
- the def gene encoding peptide deformylase has product MGEVRPIVTVGDPVLHHPCEPVTRFDGELAALVDDMFASMYAAEGVGLAANQIGVPLRVFVYDCPDDEGTRHKGVVVNPELEVPGLGERRLDDSDEGCLSVPGQYAPLPRPDRATVRGLDVAGEPVTVEGTGLLARCLQHETDHLDGYLYIDRLPAKRRKQVLAAYQESTKADKAPL; this is encoded by the coding sequence GTGGGCGAGGTCCGGCCGATCGTGACCGTGGGCGACCCGGTGCTGCATCACCCGTGCGAGCCGGTCACCCGGTTCGACGGCGAGCTGGCGGCGCTCGTGGACGACATGTTCGCCAGCATGTACGCGGCCGAGGGCGTCGGCCTGGCCGCCAACCAGATCGGCGTGCCGCTGCGCGTGTTCGTCTACGACTGCCCCGACGACGAGGGCACGCGCCACAAGGGTGTCGTCGTCAACCCGGAGCTGGAGGTGCCCGGCCTCGGCGAGCGGCGGCTGGACGACAGCGACGAGGGCTGCCTGTCGGTGCCCGGCCAGTACGCGCCGCTCCCCCGCCCCGACCGCGCCACCGTGCGCGGCCTCGACGTCGCCGGCGAGCCCGTGACGGTCGAGGGCACCGGCCTGCTGGCCCGCTGCCTGCAGCACGAGACCGACCACCTCGACGGCTACCTCTACATCGACCGGCTGCCGGCCAAGCGGCGCAAGCAGGTGCTGGCGGCGTACCAGGAATCCACTAAAGCGGATAAAGCACCGCTATAG
- a CDS encoding methyltransferase domain-containing protein produces the protein MNAVYTHGHHESVLRSHRWRTAENSAAYLLPHLKPHMKILDVGSGPGTITADLAARVPDGQVTASEVTADALELARAEVAGRGQANVDFAVADVHALGFPDDTFCVVHAHQVLQHVADPVGALREMGRVTKPGGFVAARDSDYAAFTWFPRVPALDEWMALYQQLARANGGEPDAGRRLLSWARAAGFEDVTATSSTWCFASAEDRAWWGGMWAERILRSKLAEQALSSGAATEPDLRRMSEGWLEWAAAQDGWLSVLHGEILCRVAHPA, from the coding sequence ATGAACGCCGTCTACACGCATGGCCACCACGAGTCCGTGCTGCGCTCGCACCGCTGGCGCACCGCCGAGAACTCGGCCGCGTACCTGCTGCCCCACCTCAAGCCGCACATGAAGATCCTGGACGTGGGCAGCGGCCCCGGCACCATCACCGCCGACCTGGCGGCCCGCGTGCCCGACGGCCAGGTGACGGCCTCCGAGGTCACCGCCGACGCGCTGGAGCTGGCCAGGGCCGAGGTGGCGGGCCGGGGGCAGGCCAACGTGGACTTCGCCGTGGCGGACGTGCACGCGCTCGGCTTCCCTGACGACACGTTCTGCGTGGTGCACGCCCACCAGGTGCTGCAGCACGTCGCCGACCCGGTGGGGGCGCTGCGGGAGATGGGGCGGGTGACCAAGCCGGGCGGCTTCGTGGCGGCGCGCGACAGCGACTACGCCGCGTTCACCTGGTTCCCGCGAGTGCCCGCGCTGGACGAGTGGATGGCCCTGTACCAGCAGCTCGCGCGCGCCAACGGTGGCGAGCCGGACGCCGGGCGGCGGCTGCTCTCCTGGGCCCGCGCCGCCGGCTTCGAGGACGTCACCGCCACCTCCTCCACCTGGTGCTTCGCCAGTGCGGAGGACCGGGCCTGGTGGGGCGGCATGTGGGCCGAGCGGATCCTGCGCTCGAAGCTGGCCGAGCAGGCGCTGTCCAGCGGCGCCGCCACCGAGCCGGACCTGCGGCGCATGTCGGAGGGATGGCTGGAGTGGGCGGCGGCGCAGGACGGGTGGCTGTCCGTCCTGCACGGCGAGATCCTCTGCCGGGTCGCGCACCCGGCCTGA
- a CDS encoding GNAT family N-acetyltransferase, which yields MRFRPAVEDDLDRLLGCVVDESISWSHPDRLLSFLESGAYRFDRIWLAEAEPGGEIMARAVWWGFPGTDRPLALDCLYVAPSVISLTDRVGLAADLLGRAHAAYGEAPAYHVFLSSGWRDDPRASAAIAWRWEAAGRAGLTDELERLRYEWTPADAPVPEPSDRLVFREDDDDEAFVAAFMRVAVGTLDHHTRQALTGMGPEAQAREDVGDYRSMPGERAWWRLAFDKAGELVGVALPSANNAGPVVGYLGVVPEQRGHGYVDDLLAEITRFHAGRGVQRIVADTDTGNVPMARAFERAGYRNFAIRLVLSASPVNT from the coding sequence ATGCGTTTCCGTCCCGCCGTCGAGGACGATCTAGACCGCCTGCTCGGCTGCGTCGTCGACGAGTCCATCAGCTGGTCCCACCCCGACCGGCTGCTGTCGTTCCTGGAGAGCGGCGCCTACCGCTTCGACCGCATCTGGCTCGCCGAGGCCGAGCCGGGCGGTGAGATCATGGCCCGCGCCGTGTGGTGGGGCTTCCCCGGCACCGACCGGCCGCTCGCGCTCGACTGCCTGTACGTCGCCCCCTCGGTCATCTCGCTCACCGACCGCGTGGGCCTGGCCGCCGACCTGCTGGGCCGGGCCCATGCCGCGTACGGGGAGGCGCCCGCCTACCACGTCTTCCTCTCCAGCGGCTGGCGCGACGACCCCAGGGCGAGCGCGGCCATCGCCTGGCGCTGGGAGGCCGCCGGGCGCGCCGGGCTGACCGACGAGCTCGAACGCCTGCGTTACGAGTGGACCCCGGCGGACGCGCCCGTGCCGGAACCGTCCGACCGGCTGGTCTTCCGCGAGGATGACGACGATGAGGCGTTCGTGGCCGCGTTCATGCGGGTGGCGGTCGGGACGCTCGACCACCACACCCGCCAGGCGCTGACCGGCATGGGGCCGGAGGCGCAGGCGCGTGAGGACGTCGGCGACTACAGGTCGATGCCGGGGGAGCGGGCCTGGTGGCGGCTCGCCTTCGACAAGGCGGGCGAGCTGGTGGGCGTCGCGCTGCCGTCGGCGAACAACGCGGGGCCCGTCGTGGGCTACCTGGGGGTGGTGCCGGAGCAGCGCGGCCACGGGTACGTGGACGACCTGCTCGCCGAGATCACGCGCTTTCACGCCGGGCGCGGGGTGCAGCGGATCGTGGCCGACACGGACACGGGAAACGTGCCGATGGCGCGGGCGTTCGAGCGGGCCGGGTACCGAAATTTCGCCATAAGGTTGGTCTTGTCGGCAAGTCCCGTGAACACGTGA
- a CDS encoding nucleotidyltransferase domain-containing protein has translation MDDDVILSVVVGSRAYELDTGDSDTDRRGVFVAPTSAFWRLDKPATHRDGPLPEQFSWEVERFCGLALDANPTVLECLWSPLVEVITPAGQRLRDLRGAFLSQRAHRSFAGYAESQLRRLDPERPNWKQAMHMLRLLLSGLHLLRHGEPLVSMAEHRERLLAVRRGEVSWDAMLAWRAALSAELAGEPGVLPEWPDRGRVEDFLVGVRQENLPGCRP, from the coding sequence GTGGACGATGACGTGATCCTTTCCGTGGTGGTGGGGTCGAGGGCGTACGAGCTGGACACCGGCGACTCCGACACCGACCGGCGCGGCGTGTTCGTGGCGCCTACCTCGGCGTTCTGGCGGCTGGACAAACCGGCCACGCACCGGGACGGGCCGCTGCCCGAGCAGTTCTCCTGGGAGGTGGAACGCTTCTGCGGGCTGGCCCTGGACGCCAATCCCACCGTCCTGGAATGCCTGTGGTCCCCTCTCGTGGAGGTGATCACCCCCGCCGGGCAGCGGCTGCGGGATCTGCGCGGGGCGTTCCTGTCGCAGCGGGCGCACCGCTCGTTCGCCGGGTACGCCGAGTCGCAGCTGCGGCGGCTCGACCCGGAGCGGCCCAACTGGAAGCAGGCCATGCACATGCTCCGGCTGCTGCTCAGCGGCCTGCACCTGCTCCGGCACGGCGAGCCGCTCGTCTCGATGGCCGAGCACCGCGAACGGCTGCTGGCCGTGCGGCGCGGCGAGGTCTCCTGGGACGCGATGCTCGCCTGGCGGGCCGCGCTCTCCGCCGAGCTGGCCGGGGAGCCGGGTGTGCTGCCGGAGTGGCCGGATCGGGGGCGGGTGGAGGACTTTCTGGTGGGGGTGCGCCAGGAGAATCTGCCCGGGTGCCGTCCGTGA